In Colwellia sp. M166, a genomic segment contains:
- a CDS encoding M28 family metallopeptidase, which yields MKYIIPSKKNSTVSLIGLLAIALLACNKSPAPVTQVANEEVPHQVNADNIKAHVEFLADDTLQGRDTGSHGYQIAANYVKSYFKQLGLTPKGTSIVGQERGFEQQVRFRKSYLIDGSARAIIHGLKGDIELEHATEFLTSGSSLQNDSAITASTVFVGYGVVSPEFGYNDYDNIDVKGKIVVALTGRPDDLPSEEGAHIGASAEKSRHAAEHGAIGFITLHTPKREKVRSFEKSAQYAQTPRLSWLTKDNVPFGTQPEILAGAYLHQTAAKALFTGAVRTLEDIYSADTNNNAIKGFALPYKVTLKNRSRYEEITSPNIIAAVEGSDQQLKNEYVVFSAHLDHIGISSDAGDDDTINNGALDNASGVAILLETARLLAEMPIKPKRSVLFVVVTGEEKGLLGSSYFANNPTIPVMQLVANVNLDMPLILYPFADVIAFGSTHSTMGKIVATAANKINIELSEDPMPEQALFTRSDHYSFVKAGIPSVFLMTGFKSTDESIDGGAVFGDFLKNHYHQHSDEITLPINYQAAASFALVNMMIGLEIANQVERPQWHDGDFFAVTFAQ from the coding sequence ATGAAGTATATAATCCCGTCGAAAAAAAACAGCACAGTTAGTTTAATAGGCCTATTGGCTATAGCGCTATTGGCTTGCAATAAATCTCCAGCGCCAGTGACACAAGTGGCCAATGAAGAAGTGCCTCATCAAGTTAATGCCGATAACATAAAAGCACATGTTGAATTTCTTGCTGATGACACCTTGCAGGGCCGAGATACTGGTAGTCATGGCTATCAAATAGCGGCTAACTATGTGAAATCTTACTTTAAACAACTGGGTTTAACGCCAAAGGGTACAAGCATTGTGGGTCAGGAGCGTGGTTTTGAACAGCAAGTACGCTTTCGTAAAAGTTACCTTATTGATGGCTCTGCTCGCGCTATTATTCATGGTTTAAAAGGTGATATCGAACTTGAGCATGCAACAGAGTTTTTGACTTCTGGTTCGAGTTTACAAAATGATAGCGCTATTACGGCTTCAACCGTATTTGTTGGCTACGGGGTCGTATCGCCAGAGTTTGGCTACAATGATTATGACAATATTGATGTTAAAGGTAAAATTGTTGTGGCTTTAACCGGTAGGCCTGATGACTTACCGTCAGAAGAAGGCGCGCATATTGGTGCAAGTGCAGAAAAGAGCCGTCACGCTGCAGAACATGGTGCGATAGGTTTTATCACGCTACATACGCCTAAGCGGGAAAAAGTACGTAGTTTTGAAAAATCAGCACAATATGCCCAAACACCACGTTTGAGTTGGCTGACGAAAGACAATGTGCCGTTTGGTACGCAGCCGGAAATATTGGCAGGTGCCTATCTTCATCAAACTGCTGCAAAAGCTTTATTTACTGGTGCAGTAAGAACGTTAGAAGATATTTATAGCGCAGATACCAATAATAATGCGATTAAAGGTTTTGCTTTACCGTACAAAGTTACCCTGAAAAACCGCTCTCGTTATGAAGAAATCACGAGTCCGAATATTATTGCTGCGGTTGAAGGTAGTGATCAGCAGCTGAAAAATGAATATGTTGTTTTTAGTGCCCATCTTGATCACATAGGCATAAGTTCAGATGCTGGCGATGACGATACTATTAATAATGGCGCGCTAGACAATGCTTCAGGTGTTGCTATTTTACTCGAAACAGCACGTCTATTAGCCGAAATGCCAATAAAACCTAAACGTTCTGTGCTATTTGTTGTGGTGACCGGCGAGGAAAAAGGCTTGTTGGGCTCAAGTTACTTTGCTAATAATCCAACCATACCGGTCATGCAATTAGTGGCAAATGTTAATTTAGATATGCCATTAATTCTTTATCCATTTGCGGATGTTATAGCGTTTGGTTCAACGCATTCAACCATGGGAAAAATTGTTGCCACAGCGGCAAATAAAATTAACATCGAACTCAGTGAAGATCCCATGCCGGAACAAGCACTTTTTACCCGTAGTGATCACTACAGCTTTGTTAAAGCTGGTATTCCATCGGTCTTTTTAATGACCGGCTTTAAATCAACTGATGAGAGTATTGATGGTGGTGCGGTGTTTGGTGACTTCTTAAAAAATCACTATCATCAACACAGTGATGAAATTACCTTACCCATTAACTATCAGGCCGCAGCAAGCTTTGCATTGGTTAATATGATGATAGGTTTAGAAATCGCTAATCAAGTTGAGCGTCCTCAATGGCATGATGGCGATTTTTTTGCTGTTACTTTCGCACAATAA
- a CDS encoding HDOD domain-containing protein yields the protein MNALEYAMQANGSFALPDACFKVKALMEEDDSTIEDFANVISVDPSMASRLLQMANSAIYSFSGEIGTISRAITIIGTQAIYNMMLVDVAATAFKHFSSQSIDLKRFWRMSVFCGLATKNLAITAGIRDIERLFVAGLLQNFGELIVAKISPELAKKCEAYNVNILPWQLQQQVLGFTYTEVSAELLKIWQIPEKIILPIRHYNNAQNIEINKDVKVLYLASRLALVECHPETFNYDDNVDAALCQSLHISKDDLEDAANFATIETENILNIMNAKFYG from the coding sequence ATGAATGCTCTTGAATATGCCATGCAAGCGAATGGCTCTTTTGCGCTACCTGATGCCTGTTTTAAAGTGAAAGCGCTAATGGAGGAGGATGACTCCACTATTGAAGATTTTGCCAATGTTATCAGTGTTGATCCATCGATGGCCTCGCGCTTATTGCAAATGGCTAATAGTGCTATTTATAGCTTTTCAGGTGAAATTGGTACTATTTCACGTGCGATTACTATTATTGGCACACAAGCCATTTACAACATGATGTTGGTGGATGTTGCGGCAACAGCATTCAAACACTTTTCAAGTCAGTCGATAGATTTGAAAAGGTTTTGGCGTATGAGTGTATTTTGTGGTTTGGCAACGAAAAATTTAGCCATTACTGCCGGCATTCGAGATATTGAGCGCTTATTTGTTGCTGGCTTATTACAAAATTTTGGTGAATTAATTGTTGCAAAAATCTCTCCTGAGTTGGCAAAAAAATGTGAGGCGTACAATGTTAATATCCTACCTTGGCAACTACAGCAACAGGTGCTCGGTTTTACTTACACTGAGGTTTCAGCAGAGCTGCTGAAAATCTGGCAAATTCCAGAAAAAATAATCTTACCTATTCGCCATTACAATAATGCTCAAAACATTGAAATTAATAAAGATGTGAAAGTTTTGTACCTTGCCTCACGATTAGCATTGGTTGAATGTCACCCCGAGACATTTAACTATGATGATAATGTTGATGCAGCACTATGTCAGTCATTACATATATCAAAAGATGACCTAGAAGATGCAGCAAATTTTGCCACAATAGAAACTGAAAATATTCTCAATATTATGAATGCAAAATTTTATGGTTAG
- a CDS encoding sodium-dependent transporter: MSTEREHFSSRLGFILAAAGSAVGIGNLVGFPVNAAKNGGGAFLLMYALFVFFICLPVMIAEMAVGRKTEKEPVGAYKTLSGGSRAWGAAGFLGVLTPFMIAVFYTVITVWILGYIVLIVSGNLDLLANGDYFTQFVKNEYLFASLIVVSAMVYFILVAGVKEGIEKAAKILMPALFIMLILMVIYVLTLENAMAGVKFFLIPDLSKLTPSIINGALSQAFFSLSLGMGILITYGSYIDKKTDIVGSAKFVALTDTAVAFTAGLMILPAIFSFDPNINPDELSNSGVALIFTFLPKIFLALQVSLGYFGASALAVSFFLLVFFAAITSLVSIIEVPVSYLVFEKCQSRKKALTTLLMSAGILTIFALVSYGMVDFFSDFMNYAGQNKAFFDVIVDVFYDTILPLNGFLLCVFVSYRWKKLQLSEELAIGNDAYKGSWVEKYINFSLGTFIPVIIFGIFINTVAQKFFAYNIFGF, encoded by the coding sequence ATGAGTACAGAGAGAGAGCATTTTAGTTCCCGTTTAGGGTTTATTTTAGCTGCAGCGGGTTCAGCAGTCGGTATTGGCAATTTGGTTGGCTTTCCGGTAAATGCAGCCAAGAATGGTGGTGGTGCATTTTTATTAATGTATGCTCTTTTTGTTTTTTTTATTTGTTTACCTGTGATGATTGCCGAAATGGCGGTTGGACGGAAAACAGAAAAAGAACCTGTTGGTGCATATAAAACCTTAAGTGGTGGAAGTCGTGCGTGGGGAGCTGCAGGCTTTCTTGGCGTGTTGACCCCTTTTATGATTGCCGTATTTTATACCGTTATAACCGTATGGATACTGGGTTATATCGTTTTAATTGTCTCGGGAAACTTAGATTTATTGGCGAATGGTGACTACTTTACACAATTTGTAAAAAATGAATATTTATTTGCCTCTTTAATTGTTGTTTCGGCAATGGTTTATTTTATTTTAGTGGCTGGTGTTAAAGAAGGTATAGAAAAGGCGGCGAAAATTTTAATGCCGGCATTGTTTATCATGCTTATTTTGATGGTGATTTATGTCTTAACACTTGAAAATGCCATGGCGGGAGTAAAGTTTTTTCTGATCCCAGATCTATCCAAGTTAACTCCCTCAATTATAAATGGAGCCTTATCTCAGGCATTTTTTTCATTATCTTTAGGCATGGGGATCTTGATCACTTATGGCTCATATATTGATAAAAAAACAGATATCGTTGGTTCTGCTAAATTTGTTGCTCTTACCGATACTGCCGTAGCTTTTACTGCTGGTTTGATGATCCTACCCGCTATTTTTTCCTTTGATCCCAATATTAACCCTGATGAACTTAGTAATAGTGGCGTAGCATTAATTTTCACCTTTCTCCCGAAAATATTTTTAGCGTTACAAGTATCTTTGGGCTATTTTGGCGCCAGTGCATTAGCTGTTTCATTCTTTTTATTAGTGTTCTTTGCTGCGATAACATCATTAGTATCTATTATTGAAGTTCCTGTTTCTTATTTGGTTTTTGAAAAATGCCAAAGTCGTAAGAAAGCATTAACAACTCTGCTGATGAGTGCAGGGATATTAACAATTTTTGCATTAGTCTCGTATGGGATGGTTGATTTTTTTAGTGATTTTATGAATTATGCAGGACAGAATAAAGCTTTCTTTGACGTAATAGTTGATGTTTTTTATGACACTATTTTACCGTTGAATGGTTTCTTATTATGTGTATTTGTCAGTTATCGTTGGAAGAAACTGCAGTTATCTGAAGAGCTAGCAATAGGGAATGATGCCTATAAAGGCTCTTGGGTCGAAAAATATATTAATTTTTCCTTAGGTACTTTTATTCCGGTGATTATATTTGGGATTTTCATTAATACGGTTGCACAAAAGTTCTTTGCTTATAATATTTTTGGTTTTTAA
- a CDS encoding class I SAM-dependent methyltransferase: protein MIEFIQTNDFQESQRLFHGRGHAYANLSHVNIDWLEPVILISLYQEVEASWLSALVEQLRTLTDKCQSIQVQYRCRKFAPCELLWGEEVTHLSALEHGLKYQISLGKAQNSGLFLDMRNGREWVKSHSENKQVLNLFSYTCAFSVAALAGNASKVVNIDMSKSSLAKGRENHRLNNQDLSKVIFEGVDIFKSYGRLKKHGPYQLLVSDPPSFQKGSVDIERDYKKIIRRLPELMSENGDVLLCLNSPDLNEDFLMAEVAKECPDCVFQYQVKTPEVFKEAHQGKGLKCLYFIYKPEVSS, encoded by the coding sequence ATGATTGAGTTTATTCAAACAAATGACTTTCAAGAAAGCCAACGACTATTTCATGGCCGTGGTCATGCTTATGCTAATTTATCTCACGTCAATATTGATTGGTTAGAGCCGGTTATTTTGATTAGTTTATACCAAGAGGTTGAAGCAAGTTGGTTGTCAGCGTTAGTCGAACAATTACGGACATTGACCGATAAATGCCAATCAATTCAGGTGCAATATCGCTGCCGTAAATTTGCCCCTTGTGAATTACTTTGGGGCGAAGAGGTCACTCACTTATCTGCGCTAGAGCACGGTTTAAAATATCAGATCAGTTTAGGTAAAGCGCAAAACTCCGGTCTGTTTTTAGATATGCGCAATGGCCGAGAATGGGTTAAAAGCCATAGTGAAAATAAGCAGGTGTTAAATCTATTTTCTTATACCTGTGCTTTTTCTGTTGCGGCATTAGCCGGTAATGCCAGTAAAGTCGTTAATATTGATATGAGCAAAAGCTCGTTAGCAAAAGGTCGAGAAAATCATCGCTTAAACAATCAAGATTTATCGAAAGTTATCTTTGAAGGTGTCGATATTTTTAAGTCTTACGGACGCTTGAAAAAACATGGCCCCTATCAGTTATTGGTCTCTGATCCGCCGTCTTTTCAAAAAGGTAGCGTTGATATTGAAAGAGACTATAAAAAGATCATTCGTCGCTTACCTGAGCTGATGTCAGAGAATGGCGATGTTTTATTGTGCTTAAACTCTCCTGACTTGAATGAAGACTTTCTTATGGCAGAAGTGGCAAAAGAATGCCCTGATTGTGTCTTTCAATATCAAGTTAAGACACCTGAAGTATTCAAAGAAGCTCATCAAGGCAAGGGTTTAAAGTGCCTATATTTTATTTATAAACCTGAAGTTAGTTCTTAA
- a CDS encoding LysE family translocator, whose amino-acid sequence MELHLWLSLVVICILGALSPGPSLALVIKNTLNGGVQQGYATAISHGLGVALYAAITATGIGLLIVQSPLLFTAIKYAGAAFLLYLGIKSLMSKQKSMQFSQQATALDPSINGWRDGFLIAFLNPKLAIFFLALFSQFVEPNAGWQQKGIMTATVGIIDMLWYVIIAFTISRGPILDKLKANSHIVDKVTGSFLILLAARVVWT is encoded by the coding sequence ATGGAATTACATTTATGGTTATCTCTAGTCGTTATTTGTATTCTTGGGGCACTATCTCCTGGTCCTAGCCTCGCCTTAGTCATTAAAAACACCTTAAATGGTGGCGTGCAGCAAGGCTATGCTACAGCAATTAGCCATGGACTAGGCGTAGCACTTTATGCTGCAATCACGGCCACAGGTATTGGTTTGTTGATAGTGCAATCGCCGCTGCTATTCACCGCAATAAAATACGCTGGTGCGGCATTTCTTTTATATTTAGGTATAAAATCTTTAATGAGCAAGCAAAAAAGCATGCAATTTTCTCAGCAAGCAACTGCGCTAGATCCATCAATAAACGGTTGGCGTGATGGCTTTTTAATTGCATTTCTCAATCCTAAACTTGCTATTTTCTTTCTGGCACTATTTAGTCAATTTGTTGAGCCTAATGCCGGATGGCAGCAAAAAGGCATCATGACAGCAACAGTCGGGATCATTGATATGTTGTGGTATGTCATTATAGCTTTTACCATCTCACGTGGACCTATTTTAGATAAATTAAAAGCTAATAGTCATATTGTTGATAAAGTCACCGGAAGTTTTTTGATTTTATTAGCTGCGCGCGTAGTGTGGACTTAA
- a CDS encoding DNA ligase — MFQITISHILYSSFLLLISTCTGAQPVTEQIAFQSKPKLQLATTYQKNTVIADYWVSEKLDGVRGYWTGQQLLTRNGNVLSPPPWFIENWPTIAMDGELWSNRGQFEAISSCIRRKYTDGQCWKNLKLMVFDLPHQANNFSNRLKTMRKLLNKTNSPYLAIVSQFKVVDHIQLYALLDKIVAENGEGLMLHLATANYQSGRSKNLLKLKKYQDAEAKVIAHLAGKGKYRGLLGAIKVETPEGIIFKIGSGFSDQQRHHPPKIGSIITYKYVGKTQRGVPRFASFLRIKNQH; from the coding sequence ATGTTTCAAATAACAATTAGCCACATACTTTACAGTAGCTTTCTGCTACTGATATCAACTTGCACTGGTGCGCAGCCAGTCACTGAGCAGATCGCTTTCCAATCAAAGCCAAAATTACAACTGGCAACTACATATCAAAAAAATACCGTTATTGCTGATTATTGGGTAAGTGAAAAATTAGATGGTGTTCGAGGGTACTGGACCGGACAACAACTATTAACCCGTAATGGTAATGTCTTATCACCACCGCCATGGTTCATTGAAAACTGGCCAACAATAGCCATGGATGGTGAATTATGGAGTAACCGTGGACAATTTGAAGCAATCAGTAGCTGTATTCGACGTAAGTATACTGATGGGCAATGTTGGAAAAACCTTAAGCTGATGGTTTTCGATCTACCTCATCAAGCGAATAACTTCAGTAATCGCCTTAAAACTATGAGGAAATTACTGAACAAAACAAATTCTCCCTATCTAGCAATAGTGTCACAATTTAAGGTGGTAGATCATATTCAATTATATGCACTTTTGGATAAAATAGTTGCTGAGAACGGTGAAGGGTTGATGCTACATCTTGCTACCGCTAATTATCAAAGTGGCCGAAGTAAAAACTTATTAAAACTCAAAAAGTATCAAGATGCGGAAGCTAAGGTTATTGCACATCTCGCTGGTAAAGGAAAATATCGAGGCTTGTTAGGAGCAATTAAGGTAGAAACTCCAGAAGGTATTATATTTAAAATCGGCAGTGGTTTTTCCGATCAACAGCGCCATCACCCTCCGAAAATTGGCAGCATCATAACCTATAAATATGTTGGTAAAACGCAACGAGGTGTGCCAAGATTCGCCAGCTTTCTTCGAATTAAAAACCAACATTAG